The following is a genomic window from Chanos chanos chromosome 1, fChaCha1.1, whole genome shotgun sequence.
tggGCGTGTCCGCTTGTTCCAACACTATCGAACTGTCGCGCTCAAGCGCGGCGGAAGCTTGCTCCCGTGAGTTCGCCACAGCCCGGGGATCTCGCACGAGATGGATGATGCGGAGATTCAGATTAGGGTCTCGGAGCAATGGGTAGAGTGACTCCAACTCAAAGAAACGAACTTCCTTGACGACCACATGACTGTAGGTGCGGCACGCCTCCTCCGCCATCTCCAGGCCGCGCTGATCGCAGCGCTCCTTACATTCGGACTCTTTGCTAATCTGGTCACGGGGGGCGAGCAGGCAGGCTGGCGGTGAGCAGAGGGCACGGCTGTGACTCCACATGAAAATGTTGGAGACGTTGCGCTGTGGGGGCATGTAAGAGTCCATGACCGACATGTCACACTGAAAGATGCTCCGAACCATGTCCCGCACGGCCATTCGCAGTCCGCGGGCGCCTGACCTCCATAACGACGTCCACACGTGCCAGGCTGGCTCCATTAGGTAAAAAACGGATGGGTGCTGGCTGAATACCTGGCCCAGAAATGATGAGCCTGACCTCCACGACGAAAGCAGCAACACGTGGACCTTACCGCCAGAGGGGCTGGTGGTTTCCTGTTGAACAGGGCGTCTGTACCAGCCAGACAGAAGAATCATGACTTGAAAAAGCACCAGGGTCACTAGAGCCCACATGAGCACTCTGCAGCGTATCATTCTGGGAATTTGCTTGGTctaaaggagggagagagagagagagagagagagagagagatgggagaaagagagagatggaagtgGTAGTGGTGAGAGGACACACCAgataagagggagagaaagagaggcaaggGTATGTAAGAATAATGTTTTACACATGTGAGGGGAATTTCTGCTGAACCCCTATAGAATCTTTACATGTGGTCAAGTCATTCTTTGCTGGAGGGGCCTCCATTTACAGTTCTCTAAACACAGCTGGAGTACTGTCTATAGGCAGGCTTACATAATCTTTTGGATTTTTCAGTAAGCGAGAAGATCACATCTCACATCCAGAGCCTTTCATAATTT
Proteins encoded in this region:
- the chst6 gene encoding carbohydrate sulfotransferase 6; the encoded protein is MIRCRVLMWALVTLVLFQVMILLSGWYRRPVQQETTSPSGGKVHVLLLSSWRSGSSFLGQVFSQHPSVFYLMEPAWHVWTSLWRSGARGLRMAVRDMVRSIFQCDMSVMDSYMPPQRNVSNIFMWSHSRALCSPPACLLAPRDQISKESECKERCDQRGLEMAEEACRTYSHVVVKEVRFFELESLYPLLRDPNLNLRIIHLVRDPRAVANSREQASAALERDSSIVLEQADTPKKDRQFRVIQEVCRSHVRIHETAMLKPPDFLRGRYKLVRYEDLVKNQLKEVEAIYKFVGLEMTDTLQEWIYRITHGKGKGSKNDAFQITSRNAEDVSLAWRTMLPYEKVKRVQEVCKGAMSLLGYRTVDSEREQRLMDLELLTGQEKFKFSWLPSSKSSNHTKV